The genomic window TGAATgacttgacaaaaaaattaccCTGCAAGCTCAGCTCCAGTGTTGGTGTGGAAGCTATTAATCAACATTGCTGTGGCGGTTCCACTAGGATAAGTAAGTTTGTAGTCCAAAACCATCACCTGAGATCAAACTTATGAGTACGGAGAAGAATCAAACAACAGTGAAAGCACAGTATACATTATCCATGCTATCGAAACGCTACCTTGCGTAACGGAACGAGACTAAAGAGTCCCAAGAAGCTGACTACAAATAAAAACCCAATCATCCACCACAATCCTGGATTTATAACATCTTCTGCATGGTTTCCAGGATAATCAGCACCAATGAGCTTATATGTCTTCTCATCCATAGCAATCAAATATGAACCAAATCCTCCTGAAGCAAAAATCAAAGACCAATCCATATCAAATCCTTATACTAGTAATcacaatcaatcaaatctCACAAACAGCTACAGATTTCAAGTCCTCTAAATCAAATCACAGTTACTATTGGACAATCGCCAAAACAACAACTGTTTCCAGAATTCGAAAACTAAGAATCCGATTCCAGCACAATGATACACAGATCTTAAGTAAGAAAGGTTTTATACCGCTAAAGGCGAGGCCATAGCAAGCGACAACACAAGTCTGAATAACGGTGTTCTCTTGCTTAGTGAAAGGCTTCACTGTAAACCCTAGCTTCGATAAGAAACCAGTCCACGACTTAACGAAGAAGAAACCGAGTAATCCCGCAGCGACGTTCAACGACGGGATGATTCCAACCGTCAGATTTAGTTTATGAGTAATGATACAGAACAAAGTCCCGAGCAACGCACTCACGGTTAATCCTCGAATCGTTATCTGCTCTTTCCACTCAGGTACATGCTCCTCCGTCGCCGTCACGGTTTTCTCAGATTCCGGTGGTAACAATGCCTCTGATATCTCCGCCGATCTAGGGATCTCCGTCCCCATGTTTTAGCTAATTCAATGAATGAGTTTCTTTTCACCGGCGGATTTCGAATTTTCCCGAGAAAAATGGATCCGTGGATCTAGAGAAAATTGGTTATGGCGGAAGAGAAAATGTTGAGTTTGACGGATTTTGGAGGTTAGTTATGGAAAAGCTTAAGATTAGACGCAATGTATTTTGAGTAGGTCGAATAAGAAAGTGACACGTGTAATTTTAGTCTGTTACGTTAATCTTGTTACATCAAAGCGATAAATATTTCTGTTGGATTGATAACCAtaaatgtgttttttgttcttttctttgttagtgtttcagACTTCAGAGTATTTATccttttgctatttttttcaactaaaattttgtaacGGTCGtttaatactatttttgtttgttgggcTCATGTTTAGTATTGGGCTGGGCCTTGCTATTAATATACATTGGATGAAATTGTTGAATTCCTTACAAGTTGTGAATGTTGTTACCTAAAATAATGTTCATGAGGTTTAAATCTAGTAATAAATTATGAATATAGTGGTCCATGATATTGtcaaactttaattttgttgatatcATTTTTGTGAGATCTCTAAGGCAATGTCAATTGTTAATTGCACTTATGTATACTAGAGTCCAAATAATTCGAATGATGCTATATTGGTTAATTCTGGTTTAGCTTTAGACTCGGTTTAGTAGTAACTTATAAAACTctcatataattatatatatatatatatatatatatatatataaattatgataaaatttcaaaacttagACCTATAGAAAGAGAcatttaataataaacaaaatttattatgattgtaaataaaactaattaaatcaTAAAACATACCATACAATAGATAAATAGATAGCATAATTTTCAGcaacaaattttgaattagTTGTGACACTTAAGTACAAAAAATGTTTGCGCACATTAATATTGCATGATGGCTAAGTTTACTTTAGAGACAACTAATATGCAAAACgcatttattaaaaaacaagacaTAACAAAAAATCAGACACTCACTTATAGCACTAAGCATTAGTTCTTACTTAGGAGGTAAAAAACTGAATTGCTCTTGTGCAGAACGGGCTCCATTGTTGGCTATCCTCATATTCTCAGTTTCAGTTATCTCAACAGCGTCGTGTATGGTGGACGCAATTTATGAGACAAACCTCTAAACATCCGGTTCGGTTGTCCCTCCTTTGTAAAAAGTGTCGTTGAGACACTTGTCCCTCGCAGAATTGTAACTCTTgtaataaatataaagttcTGGGTCATCAATTGGGGTGATTGGATCACACTTGTCGTCGTGCGGATCTAGGTCGCTTCCCGTAGGATTAACTGGAGCCAGATCCAAGGTGCTTCTCGCAGCTACAACTGGAGGAGGAACTTTCCTACTCGTGCACAGTAACCTACGAAGACTCATGATTCTCACGATGTGGTTTCGTTTTCTTTAGATTCTTTTGTGATGAAGATGATACAGAATGATAGAGTTAGGAACCTCTACTATATATAGTGCCacatttcttttgtaattttatagtATGAttcattctatttttttcttagttacattgtttaaaacttatttacaattatttacctttaagaaaaaaattgttattttttaaataaacgaaaaagtagtattgatttgatatatttaccTTAAAATAAACTGTAAATTCAACTAATATTCATTGTCACTAATcctatatactatataaaaacatgaaataaattcttatatcatattatttaattcttatactgtaataaaatttaaaatctcattaaaattctattgattttatgtttatgcataagtttatatgatttatataagTAAATTTAAATAAGTTAATTCATATATGAGTTTGAAATACTTTGTACCTTATTAAATTGAAATTCtttgattaataaattaaaacaagtcaaatttttatataagtaAATTATGCATGATTTTAAATtcgtaaataaataataaatttataaatataattaatagaTTGATGTGACATGTATCACTCTCTCCAGTGTTGACGTGTCAGAAGGATGGAGAGAGTTGgacaacttttatatatatgattcgtCCATGATATTGTCAAAACTAGGATATTGGATATCGATTTGGTatgatatacatattatttttatagaaaGTTGTTAACACTTATctattatgatgaaatatagAATTAAAATCCAATctattatgatgaaataggTAGCTAAATTGTATTACAAAAATAGAATatgtaagattgaaatttggtttaagaaatatactaaattaaatatataaaaaagtgtgtggttattatttaaaattcaaatattatcCGTAAAATGAAGTATGTACAATTAAAGTTCagtttattttgataaaatagatagttaaaaGTATATAGTAAATAGAATGTGTAAGattgaaaaacaatttaaaacaaaacttacaaaattaACTATTAAGAAAAGTGTGTGCATTACTATTTACTATTcaaatttctaatttctaatttcattggtaaatttttctatttatatctatacccgcctatttaggcgggACTTATCTAGATTAATAATAAAGATATTTAGAAGATTTGGTTCTgatttaaatttatgattctcctttcatctttgtttgattattttttaaaatgcttTGAATAATCATATGATACataagtttaaaaatatctcaattttgttttctgcatATATGGTGATtcaaaaatttttaaaacagacATATATTACCTaactaatgaaaaaatatatgtttaacgTTCCATATcggctaaaatgtttagacaATGATTTAGAGTCctattataaataagatcaaaatgaatcaaaattcGAATGAATATGAACTTTAACTTAACAAAcatccaaattttaaaaatatataagaggtaattctgttttttattaaactatttctttttaccacaaatattataattaatatatttgaaagcATTAGaaagtttataatattatgaaCATTagaacatataaaaataaaaagtaatatgGGAATGATTATATTGAAGAACAAGGTTTTATGGTGCCACGGCGGAACGAGTTTTGagtcaacattaataaaaaatataaatatcattaacTCGCTGCTTTAATACGGGACGGATTAAAATCAATAactattttgaaattttatgaaCATTTGAgcatatttaaagaaaatagcATGGGACGGGTTATATGGCGGGATGGACtatattaaaattgtattgaGGATTTAATGTCAATACAATTGAATTTATGTATACTAGAGTCTACATAATTCTGTTTTATGctattttggttaattttggtttagctTTAGACTTGGTTTAGTTAAAGAACTCTTGTACAGTCCATTCAATTTTGAAAGAAGATATTTTacgtttttgtttctctttcgaCCTCAATCTTGAGAGAAGCTATAATTGTATCGGcccaaatttcaaaattcataaaataagaTACATACCGACAAGAAATAAAacgtttatatatatctagtCCAATAAAGAATGAAAATTCCAAAATGTTGCATAAATTGTAGCCTCGGGAAATTAGTTAAGATCATAGCTCGAGTGACCggttattaaaaacaaagaatactTAAGTCGAACTCCGATGACTCAAGATCCATAAGAGTTTAAAGATGGCGGAGATAGATTCAATAGCATCACTATTACTTAggtagaaaaagaagatttagCTAGATTCTTATATGTTGTCTGCGTTGATCGTTTTATAAATACGTTATGTAGTGTCATATTTGAAACTCAATTCGTATTTGAATATACCAATTTGTGGTTTGATATATGAGCATTATGCATGACGTTTTAAGTTATTACCAATATATCTTCGATATCATCCAAACATAGATATGTTTGGGTTAATGCTATACTTTCGATTTGTGGACGTCAATTCATTTACGGAATAACCGAAGAGATTGAAAACTTATACGTAGCACATTCAGCGATCACAAGTCTTGGACTCTTGGTGGCACCTAAAATTTGCAAACCTACAAGAAATACACgatatatacaagaaaaatgggaccaagaaagaaaatgtgagGAACGTTTTACACTTCATTTGTCAGTTTTTGCATGTGAAACAGTGCGACGATAATTTAGTGTACGATACAAAACAGTCCTCACGTGTATCGATCCATCATTATAAgatatataagaagaagaaaaattataaaccttACGCATGAAATAgcactttcttcttttgtttactttgGGTCACATGAAGtacaatatttataatgttgCCTCTTGTTACTTTGTTCAATAATAAAGATGCCTTACAACATTTCAATGGCAACATTGCACAACATATCGATTAATTAATCTCTTTTTAACCAAGAAATTTCGGATCAAAGCTCATAATCTCTTCGACAAGAGACCAGACCATTTTTTCAAGTCTTCTTCTCGTTGCCGATCCTCGGATTCAAGACTTCAAGTACTCTACCCTCTTGTTTGCCAACTAGATACTCTGGTTTGTTCATATCTTTCCAGTTTTTCAATGGTCATATCTATAATTGTTCCTTATAATTCAACACTTTCTAACTAATGTCGGTGACGTGGCAAAGGAGGACAAAATAGTGGGATTCACTCTGTGAACTAGAGGCTTCCACCATTGCTTGCACGccttttatttttagagattgaaaacaacatttcCTTCGAAGATGTATCACTTTCCTTTTGGAGGAAAAAAGCATGCAAGAAGAAACAGTACACAAACAATAATACGATTGTGTTATGTTGTGTCATTTCATAGAATATCATGTCATGGCGTACGATTATACACGTGTCGGTTGTGAAAGAAGGTTCACAAAACATGTcccaacaaattaaaaaagttgaaaaagttgGAGACCCTTCTCTAGTCTCTACCTCGGCCAGAGACTTCCGTATAGCCACACACACCTTTTAGCTTGAGAACAACCTTTCCTTAATTTTGTAACGTCCCATCTTACGTACTTATTACTATTTCAGACACCACACGTAAATAAACTTCGATAAATGCATATCTAACAACACATTACGACAGAAGACGGAGAATGCCAACAAAACTGATCATGTACTATTCTAAATACTCAATCATAAGAATAGATCCTTCTAGCTCAAACTTGACCTAGCTACTTTATATCTACAActatttatatagttataaacCACAAAgagaattgaaaagaaaaaatagaagcTGAGAGAAGACAACATGAAGGTGAGTACTATTACTATACATCCCAATTTCCAAGTCTAATcaaaatattcttttctttttgatgattAATGAGCTAAAATTGTACTTAGTCTCTCATAAACTAATCATTCATGTTAACGAactctctctctatctgtGTCTTGCAGCTGCTAAGTTGGATGCGAACGATAAAGCCTAATGGCTTAGACTCATCAAAGAAGTTCAAaggtataagtattgtataTTGATCCCTTAAATAACCTATCTTCGTCTTCATACAATGTCATACATATATGTTAGTATTGGTGTGCATTGAATAATGAGCATACACTCTCTAAACTTTGATCATcataattcaaaaatcaatctATCTTTCAGGTGGTTTATGTAGTCTAAGAGCTCAGGTTTTCTCTGATGTCCAAGACATCCGCACAAACTCCTTTTCCTTCTACGGACACACTCATGACCCGAATCCATCCAAAGTTGAACAGGATCTTCGGTTTGATGAAGACGAATTTTGCGGATTTCTGGCCATCGGGACGCTTGGTACAGACCCTGAGACACCAAAGTTCTCAGCTATGgttgcagaagaagatgcaACCGGAGAAATCAAGGAGATGGCCAAGCTCATTGCTAAGAAACTAGACCAGTTTCTTAAGGAATATCCTGAGGATACTAGAAGTAAGCGGGTAAAAATATCGAATGAATGTCCTCTACAAGATTATGATCTCTTTCGATCATCCATTGAGCTTACCAAGGGAAGCAATGgaagagtaaagaagaaaaagagtttacTTACGAGTCTCTTCAAGAGGAGACAAACAGTACAAGGAGAACCTTACATAGAGAAACATAGCACAAGAGATGCGATTAAAAGGGTATTTAAAAAGCTTCATGGAGCTTCTTCAAAGACaagaaatgatgatgaagatgattctatgtccaagaagaagaaagatctcaAAAAGGTTTAGTCTTCTTTAGCTTAAAGCATTTTCAAATCTTACCCAAAGAGATTGGTCTGAAGAATTCTGAATGTTAATATGGTTTCTGTTTTGGCTATAGAATGTTCAAACCTGCCGACGTAAAGTCCACCCTGTTCTCTGTACAACTGCAATTCCACAAGACGATAACGAGATAGATGACAGAAGAAAAGTGGATCTCAAGGTCCCTAGTCTTACTGGAGGGTTCCTCGGTGCAAGTTCCATCTCCGAAGCGAACAGGAAACGAGAAAACTGGATCAAGACCGACACAGAGTGTAAGTCAAGATACACAAAGAACACTTTGTTTTTACACAAAGAAAACTGGATCAAGAGTTTTCTTATCATTTGCTTGCTTTCTGCAGATCTTGTTCTGGAGCTGTGAAGATATATTCTCACTGCAACAAACCTCTATTGATGTTCCAAGCAAAGCTCTCTCCTATCAAATCCATATATAATACACAAAAATCAGTATCTATTAATGTGTAGTCAAAGGGTTATGTACTCTAGTTTAAGGCAATGTAAAAGAAGCTCATGTATGAAAAGTATTGTACCCAAATTTAAATAGCATTCGAAGTAGCACCTATTCATGATTTGGCCACAAGTGTTAACCGCTAATAACCGTCATATCTCTGCTCCAAACCAATCACTGATGACACTAAAAAGATTAGAACATTTTGAAAAGATGCATAGAGAAATAGGTACTATATACTGAATGCTTATTCGACCGGATTCAATCGGATAACAAaaaaccgaaaccaaaccTTCATTGGGTCCACTATTATTCAAGGCTCTAcagtaacaaacaaaaaggcaAACCAAACTACTAAGAAAACAATTAGGGAGTGGGCACATTTCTTGATATATCATCTTTATGCAGTAATCTACTTTATATCAAATCCTTTaacaaaaagcaaacaacACCAAGGAGCATAGAAGCAATTGATTGAACAatcataaaagagaaagaagaagataagttCACAAAAGCAAAGCCaataaagaaacacaaatgCCTTTCCTCGTAATCTATCACTAAACTTAGTATCTTAACTTCATATACCTTCTCCTTAGCCACCAAGAAAAGCCAAAAAGACTCGTCACTCACATTCTTCTACATAACTCTTCACTtgtctccatcttcttctgcaaaaGAACAACACTCACACAACCATACTtaatacaaaacaataagaagaaagGAGATCAAAACCATTATATATGAGCACGGATTGGGGACCTGTGATTGTAGCGGTGTCTCTATTCATCCTACTCTCACCAGGACTACTATTCCAGCTTCCCGCAAGAACGAGAGTGGTTGAATTCGGAAACATGACCACAAGCGGTATAGCCATTTTGGTTCACGCATTTATATACTTCTGTATACTAACAATCTTGGTGATTGCTATACAAATTCACATCCATTTCTAATCTCTGCTCTTTATATCATGTAAGGATAATGTAACCAACAAAAGAAGGCATTTTTATGTACAAATCTCTATAAATCTTTCTAAATGTCTCCTCTTCTTTAGCTTCATTGTTCGCTATTGctaataaagttttgatctttaacTAAATTCAAGCAAATAAAGACATATACTAAAGGAAGCAAAATTGATACATTTGAGTAACAATACATCACAATACAACACAGCCGTTTAGACCAAATCTGTTTGTTACAACACATGAGAACAAAAGCTCTAATTTTACAGAGTTTCTTCTAGTTGTAGACCCATTTTCAAAAAGGGTACCTTTATTTATAACGAcaacgaaagagagagagagaagagatacAGAGGAGATCAGATTCAGCCAGTGTAGATGTGGAGATTGAGGGCGAGGATTAAAATGGTGTAAATggcgaagaagatgagagtgTGAACAGCGATGGCTTTGCCGTTGGTTTTGAGGCCACCGAAATCTACGGTGCGGTTGTTACCAGGTAATGAGAAGAGAAGTCCCGGTGAGAGAATCACGAACAGGACCACGCCGACGAGAACTGGAGCCCAATCCGCCATTGAAGTAGAAAAAAGGTTACAACTTTAGAAAGCGGTGGAGACGAgaagaaactagaaaaaaaaaaaaagaggaaagtTTTTGGTAAtggctctgttttttctttgatatacatatatttggtGCTTAAGGaaaaattaaactaatattgtgtgataattaattaatgggTTCCTTAATTATTCTCGTGAATGATTATTAAAGAACATAGGAGGGCacgaaaatataatttgtctGCTAGTCAAGTGGTCTGCAGACTCTGAATAACCCTTAAAATAGGATTAATCgtaattaaaccaaattttttgttgtaaataGATCGATTATTATTGTGAAAATTAAGAATTGTAAGTtacacttaaaaaaaacattttttgaatcgaaataataataaaaaaatataatatattttaaatttatataataaaaagcaGATATTACAGAAATGATattgattaaattatttgtgttttatatatttttggttgtttttataagcaaaaaataaatataatttagttcAATTTACAAATCAAATCGAAAGTAACAAAATCATGTGTAATTATAATACAGTGGATAGTGTTGTGTGATGAATTTCAATTTGGTTTGtagtttacaaattattttgtttaagttcAGTTTCtataaatgtaataaaaaaactgaatgTATAGAACtaaatcaaattgaaaattatcTTGTACACAGTCATAACTAAATCGTAATCAAGTCACTTTgacccaaaaagaaagaaagaaagttatGTTAATTtagtttgatcatttttttacGTAAAGGACAGATTCAAGGAAAgttttgtgttctttcttcttacaaCTTTTGACTACATACATTTGcttacaaaattatcatttttacaATTAATATCGTACCCTTCTAGCAGAATAAATTAGCTCTGTTCGCTGGTGGTACTccacaaaattaataaatcaaattagCTTTCTAATTTCTAAGTTACTTCTTACTTAAGTTTATAATAGGGCCCTCAAGTCAatcaaattttacatattCTTATTCTTCCAATGTGTTACACTTTTCATGTGAACTTCTTAGTGTTAATAATTTCAAGTTTGCAACTAACTAATTCAATACCATCAAGAGGACTAAACAGACAATACTGTTGTTTACGATATGTCTACGTAAGAAAAcctctttgtttcttaaaccaaacaaaacagtGAATTACACACAATTCAAGTGAAATAAAAACTGacttaaaaatctaatttacattaatacaaaagaaaaataagaggagagatttaatatttgtttcatattagCCGATGTACATGTGAATTTGGAGAGCAAGCAAGAGAATACAAACAAGAGTGAAGTAAATAAGAGTATGAACAATAACCGAGAGACCACTTGTCTGAAACGTTCCAAACtcaaccactcgacctctccCAGGAACTTGAATCAGCAGTCCCGGAGTCAGCAACACAAAAAGCGTCACCGCGACAAAAACCGGTCCCCAATCAGGCATCTCTCGATCGATCCACTCCTCTTTCTAGGTATCTTAAGAGGGATATAGTTGATCAATGAAAATGCACaagtgtgtgtatatatatgtagggAAATTTGTAGTGGAGAATAGAAGATTGGGTTCTTTTCTTTAAGGGAATAGAGTAATCCATTGGTTAATGTCGGAAGAAAGAATGCTTTGGGAGGAAAGGACAAAGAATTGTGACATGGAAGGATtaaagttataagaaaaagaagagattatgaTCCATCAAGTTGTGTGAGGATTCACATTAATTTCATTGGAATGTGATGTCACATGGGATTGGCTTTGGatcaaaggaaacaaatatacaaagtAGTCGGtccatt from Arabidopsis thaliana chromosome 3, partial sequence includes these protein-coding regions:
- a CDS encoding uncharacterized protein (unknown protein; Has 25 Blast hits to 25 proteins in 6 species: Archae - 0; Bacteria - 0; Metazoa - 1; Fungi - 0; Plants - 24; Viruses - 0; Other Eukaryotes - 0 (source: NCBI BLink).), with translation MKLLSWMRTIKPNGLDSSKKFKGGLCSLRAQVFSDVQDIRTNSFSFYGHTHDPNPSKVEQDLRFDEDEFCGFLAIGTLGTDPETPKFSAMVAEEDATGEIKEMAKLIAKKLDQFLKEYPEDTRSKRVKISNECPLQDYDLFRSSIELTKGSNGRVKKKKSLLTSLFKRRQTVQGEPYIEKHSTRDAIKRVFKKLHGASSKTRNDDEDDSMSKKKKDLKKNVQTCRRKVHPVLCTTAIPQDDNEIDDRRKVDLKVPSLTGGFLGASSISEANRKRENWIKTDTEYLVLEL
- a CDS encoding uncharacterized protein (unknown protein; FUNCTIONS IN: molecular_function unknown; INVOLVED IN: biological_process unknown; LOCATED IN: endomembrane system; CONTAINS InterPro DOMAIN/s: Protein of unknown function DUF3339 (InterPro:IPR021775); BEST Arabidopsis thaliana protein match is: Protein of unknown function (DUF 3339) (TAIR:AT5G40970.1); Has 538 Blast hits to 271 proteins in 16 species: Archae - 0; Bacteria - 0; Metazoa - 0; Fungi - 0; Plants - 534; Viruses - 4; Other Eukaryotes - 0 (source: NCBI BLink).) — encoded protein: MPDWGPVFVAVTLFVLLTPGLLIQVPGRGRVVEFGTFQTSGLSVIVHTLIYFTLVCILLLALQIHICNLFSTSMADWAPVLVGVVLFVILSPGLLFSLPGNNRTVDFGGLKTNGKAIAVHTLIFFAIYTILILALNLHIYTG
- a CDS encoding GPI-anchored-like protein (DUF 3339) (Protein of unknown function (DUF 3339); FUNCTIONS IN: molecular_function unknown; INVOLVED IN: biological_process unknown; LOCATED IN: endomembrane system; CONTAINS InterPro DOMAIN/s: Protein of unknown function DUF3339 (InterPro:IPR021775); BEST Arabidopsis thaliana protein match is: Protein of unknown function (DUF 3339) (TAIR:AT5G40980.1); Has 30201 Blast hits to 17322 proteins in 780 species: Archae - 12; Bacteria - 1396; Metazoa - 17338; Fungi - 3422; Plants - 5037; Viruses - 0; Other Eukaryotes - 2996 (source: NCBI BLink).) gives rise to the protein MSTDWGPVIVAVSLFILLSPGLLFQLPARTRVVEFGNMTTSGIAILVHAFIYFCILTILVIAIQIHIHF